In Ruania alkalisoli, the DNA window CCGAGCCTCCCGCCAGCGTGGACCCGGAGCCGAATCTCCGCGAGACACCCCCGCCGCCCAGCCAGATCGCCGATCCGCCGCGCGCTGAGCGCCCGCCGCGATCGGAGACCTATCGCTCCGAGAACCGCCCGGACAACTACGCCACCGGTGTCGACCCCTACGCCCGGCTGAACCCGAACTACACCTTCGACACATTCGTGATCGGTTCGAGCAACCGGTTCGCACATGCGGCCGCGACCGCCGTCGCCGAAGCTCCGGCGAAGGCCTACAACCCGCTCTTCATCTACGGTCAGTCCGGTCTGGGCAAGACGCACCTGCTGCACGCAATCGGCCACTACGCCAAGAGCCTCTATCCCGGCATCCGGGTGCGGTACGTCAACTCGGAAGAGTTCACCAACGACTTCATCAACTCGATCCGCGATGACAAGGCGGAGGCCTTCCAGAAGCGGTACCGCGAGGTGGACGTCCTCCTCATCGACGACATCCAGTTCCTGCAGGGCAAGGAACAGACGATGGAGGAGTTCTTCCACACCTTCAACACCCTGCACAACGACAACAAGCAGGTGGTCATCACCTCTGACTTACCGCCCAAGCACCTGAACGGGTTCGAGGACCGGATGCGGTCTCGCTTCGAGTGGGGTCTGATCACCGACGTCCAACCGCCGGACCTGGAGACTCGAATCGCCATCCTTCGCAAGAAGGCCGGGGCGGAGTCGCTGCAGGCGCCCAGTGAAGTGCTCGAGTACATCGCTTCGAAGATCTCCTCCAACATCCGCGAGCTCGAAGGCGCACTCATCCGCGTCACGGCATTCGCCAACCTCAACCGCCAGACGGTCGACCTGGCTCTGGCGGAAATGGTCCTCAAGGATCTGATCACCGATACGGACGGAGCCGAGATCACACCCTCGGTGATCATGGCCCAGACCTCGGCGTACTTCGGAGTCACGATCGAAGCCCTGTGCAGCGCCGATCGCTCCCGGGTGCTGGTCAACGCTCGCCAGATCGCCATGTATCTGTGCCGCGAGCTCACCGAACTCTCCTTGCCGAAGATCGGCCAGGTCTTCGGCGGACGTGACCACACCACCGTGATGCACGCCAACCGCAAGATCCGCCAGCAGATGGCCGAGCGACGATCTACGTTCAACCAGGTCACCGAGCTCACCAACCGCATCAAGCAGCAACAGCGGGCCTGAGCCTGCTCAGCGTTCACGCAGCCCCTCTGACCAGGGACGATGGACGCGTCCATGCACAGATGTGGATGAATCTGTGGATGGCCGTGGATAGCCGGGCCCCATCCGTGGACGAATGACATCAATCTCGTGGACGGCGGCTGTGCACGCACGCCCGGTCCACATGCCTCCCGTCACCCTGTGAGGTGTAGTTCATGCATCCATCCACACCCTCGCGCGGCCGCTGACCTGCAACAACGCCGCTTACCCACATCCTCCACAACACCGATGACGAAGATGACACTTATCTCCGGACATCAGGGTGTGAACAACCAACATTGCCCCTCTGGCCACTCCAGGGGCCCCTCAGGTGGATCTCACGACCCAAGAGATGACAACCTGTCGCCCGGAGTGCTCCGTGTCGTCTACTGTCGAGACGGGACGCACGACTCTCGATCTGTTGATCGAGGACGTATGACACCGCCAGTCACTATGCTCGGGAGCCCCGAGTGCGCATGAACGAGGAATGAGGCCGACATCGTGAAGTTCAGGGTGGAGCGAGACGTCCTGGCGGACGCCGTTACGTGGACAGCACGCACCCTGCCGAGCCGTCCGCCGTCCCCAGTACTGGCTGGCGTGCGCCTCGAAGCCGACGGCACCGGCCTCGTCCTGTCCACTTTCGACTACGAGGTGTCCGCTCGCTCGGCCGTCGTCGCCGACGTCGAGGTGCCAGGCAGCGTCCTGGTCTCCGGCCGCCTCCTCGCCGAGATCTCCAAGGCACTACCGAACAAGCCGGTCGAGGTCAGCGTCGAAGGTAACCGTGTCAGCGTCGTCTGCGGTTCGTCGCGCTTCACCTTGCTGACCATGCCGGTCGAGGACTACCCGACACTGCCGGAACTTCCGGATGTCACCGGCAGTATCGCGGGAGATTCTTTCGCTCAGGCCATCTCGCAGGTCACGATGGCAGCTGGTCGGGACGAGACCCTGCCGTTGCTGACAGGTGTGCGGGTCGAGATCGACGGTGATGCTCTCACCATGCTGGCCACCGACCGTTACCGCCTCGCCATGCGGCAGATCACGTGGTCTCCCGCGGCACCGTCGGTCTCCCGGGTGGCACTGGTCCGGGCTCGAACGCTCTCCGACGTCGCGCGGAACCTCTCCAACGCCGGGTCCATCGATATCGCCCTCGCCGACGGTGGCGACATCATCGGGTTCGAAGCCGGCGGCCGGCGCACCACCTCGCTTCTCGTCGACGGTGAGTACCCACCGGTCCGTCGCCTGTTCCCCGACCAGACGACGACGCATACGATCACCAGCACTCATGAGCTGGTCGAGGCTGCCAAGCGCGTCTCGCTGGTTGCCGAGCGCAACACTCCGATCCGGCTCTCCTTCAGCGAAGGGCAGGTCGTCCTCGATGCGGGACAGGGTGATGATGCCCAGGCCACCGAGGTGCTCGAATCCACCCTGGTCGGTGAGGAGATCTCCACGGCATTCAACCCGCAGTACCTGTTGGACGGACTGAGCGCGTTGAACACCGACTTCGTGAGGCTCTCCTTCACGCACCCGTCGAAGCCTGCCGTCATGACCGGCCAGGACGATGCGGACGGCACCGATCACGCCGAGGAGTTCCGTTACCTGCTCATGCCCATCCGGTTCGGAGCCTGATCACCACCACGCAAGGAAGGCGCGCGCATGCACCTCGGACTTGTCGGACTCGGCAAAATGGGCGGCAATATGCGCGACCGCCTGCGTGCTGCCGGTCATCACGTCACCGGATATGACCGCAATCCCGAGGTCACCGATGTTGCCTCGCTTGAGGACCTGGTCGCTGCGTTCGACGCGGAAGAACGCACGGTCGTCTGGGTGATGGTGCCGGCCGGCGAGATCACTGAAGCGGTGATCACCGAACTCGCCGGCTTGCTCTCAGCAGGCGACGTGATCATTGACGGTGGAAACTCCAAGTACGTCGATGACCTGCGCCGTGCGGAGCAGTTGAGCGCTTCCGGTATCCAGTACGTCGACGCCGGCGTCTCCGGCGGGATCTGGGGCAAGGAGAACGGGTACGGCCTCATGGTGGGCGGGGCTGACGATGTCATCGACTCACTGATGCCGATCTTCGATGACCTCCGCCCCGATGGACCCCGGAATGAGGGTTTCGTCCACGCGGGGCCGGTCGGTGCGGGCCACTACGCCAAGATGGTCCACAACGGCATCGAGTATGGCGTGATGCAGGCGTATGCCGAAGGTTACGAGATCCTCGCCGCCAAGGACGAGCTGATCACCGATGTCGGTGCCATCTTTGAGGCATGGCAGCGAGGCACGGTGGTGCGCTCATGGCTGCTGGAACTCCTGGTGAAGGCCCTCAACGAGGATCCGGACCTGGATGACATCCGTGGATATGTCGCAGACTCTGGTGAAGGGCGCTGGACCGTGGAGGAAGCAATACAGCGGGCGGTGCCTGCACCGGTGATCAGCGCAGCGCTCTTCGCTCGTTTCGACTCCCGCCAGGAAGACTCCCCGGCGATGAAGGCTGTTGCCGCGTTGCGCAATCAGTTCGGCGGGCACGCCACCAAGCCGTCGGCAGACGGCTGATCGCATCACATCGACAGGCATGTACGTCTCTGACCTCGCCCTCACCGACTTCCGCTCCTACCATGAGGCGCTGCTGTCCCTGGATCCGGGGATCACTGCTTTCGTCGGTCCCAATGGGCAGGGAAAGACGAACCTCGTCGAGTCGATCGGCTATCTGTCCACGTTCTCCTCGCACCGGGTCGCCTCCGATGCGGCGCTCGTGCGGCACGGCGCCTCCCGGGCGATCATCCAGGCGAAGGTGGTCAGTGACGAGCGGACCTCGGTGCTCGAACTGGAACTCGTCTCCGGCAAGGCGAACAGGGCGCGTCTGAATCGTTCCCCGATGCCGCGTGCCCGCGAGCTACAGGGCATGCTCCGAACTGTCGTTTTCGCCCCCGAGGATCTCTCGCTCGTCAAGGGCGATCCGGATGGCCGGCGCCGCTTCGTCGATGAGCTGCTCGTGCTGCTCAGCCCCAAGCTCGCCGGTGTCCGTTCCGACTACGAACGGGTCGTTCGGCAGCGCAACGCCTTGCTCAAGTCGGCTGCGGGTGCACGTCGAGGCGGTGGAAACGCGGATCTGCGCACGCTCGACGTCTGGGACGAGAAGGCTGCAGCCGCAGGCGCCCAGCTGACCGCCGCCCGGGTCAGGATGCTGCGTGACCTGCGACCACATGTGCAGAGCGCTTACGAACGCGTCAGCTCAGGGCAGAGCCTGGCGGAGATCGCTTACCGCGCCACCGTCCAGCAGGCGATGTCCGATCAGGGCAGCGAGTCTGGCGGAGAAGAGGCGCTCACGAACGCGGACCTGGTGGAGGCTCAGCTGCTGGAGGCGATGTCGCGGCTGCGGCCCAAGGAGATCGAGCGCGGCGTCAGCCTCGTGGGCCCGCACCGTGACGAACTCGAACTGCGCCTCGGTGGACTGCCGGCGAAGGGATATGCCTCCCACGGGGAGTCGTGGTCGTTGGCGTTGGCGCTGCGCTTGGCGAGCTATGAGCTGCTCAAGGCCGATGACTGGCGGTCCGATGGCGAACCCGTGCTCATCCTCGACGATGTCTTCGCCGAGCTCGACAGCCGACGTCGCAACCGGCTGGCTGAGTTGGTCGCCAAGGCCGAGCAGGTGCTCATCACTGCCGCTGTCGCAGAGGATGTGCCGGAACAGCTCGAGGGTGCCCGGGTCGACGTCATGGGATCGGTGGCCACCCGTGTCCGCTGACGATGCCCCCGGCCAGGAGCCGGGGAAAGGGCCCAACGACGGCGTAGCTGAGCCCGATCAGGATGAAGCCGCCCGTAGCGCGCTGGCCAGGGCCCGCGATGCTGCCCGGGCGAAGGGCCTCCGCACGGCACGCCCTGGGACGGCTACGCCGCGCAAGTTCCGCCGTCATGACGGAGTGGTGTTCGAATCGGCGCCGGGGCATGGCAGTGGGCGAGACCCAGCACCTCTCGGAAACACCGTCGACGCACTCGCCCGGCAGCTGGGTTGGAGCCGGCCGCTATCCATCGGTGGCGTGATCGGGCGGTGGCGAGAGGTGGTCGGCGACCAGATTGCCGACCACTGCACACCCGAAACGTTCGACGAGGGAGTCCTGATCGTCCGAGCCGATTCCACGGCATGGGCGACCCAGATCCGGTTGCTGATCCCTCAGCTGGATCGACGCCTGGCCGAGGAGGTCGGTGAGGGCGTCGTCACCCGGATCCAGGTGCTTGGTCCCGGGGGGCCGACCTGGCGCCGCGGACCCCGTGTTGCGCCTGGCGGCCGTGGCCCACGCGACACTTACGGATGATCTGCCGGAGCGAACGCCAGGCTCGCAGTCGAGTCAGCGACACAGTCCTGTGGACAAACGTGTGGATATTCGTCTGTTCGGGCTGGTGAGGGGTAGAATCGCACGGACCGCCTGAGGGTTGTGGGATACGTTCCACCGCGCGCGGGCCGGCGTCCGCCTGCATCGGCTCCAACCGGAGGCGGTGCGGTGGGCGCACTGATGACGATAGGAGAGCCAGACGAACGTGGCTGACGAGACTTCTGAGCCAGCACCCGGGCAGCACACCGCCGGATCCACTGGCTACGACGCCGGCAACATCACCGTTCTGGAAGGGCTCGAAGCAGTCCGCAAGCGACCCGGGATGTACATCGGGTCCACCGGGGAGCGCGGACTGCACCACCTGGTCTACGAGGTGGTCGACAATGCGGTGGACGAAGCCCTCGCGGGATACTGCGACCACGTCCAGATCACGCTCCTCGCCGATGGTGGCGTACGTGTGATCGACAACGGCCGCGGCATCCCGGTCGCGATGCACCCGACCGAGGGGCGCCCGACCGTCGAAGTGGTCATGACCGTGCTGCACGCCGGCGGCAAGTTCGGTGGCGGCGGCTATGCCGTCTCCGGTGGTCTGCACGGTGTGGGTATCTCGGTCGTGAACGCCCTCTCCACCCATGTGGTGACCGAGGTCAGCCGCGACGGCTACCACTGGCGTCAGGAGTTCTCCGACGGCGGCGCTCCGCTGGGTGAGCTGCAGCGCCTTGCGCCGACAGATGAGACCGGTACCACGCAGACCTTCTGGGCGGATCCGGGCATCTTCGAGACCATCGACTACGACTTCGAGACGTTGCGTTCCCGGATGCAGCAGTACGCCTTCCTCAACAAGGGGCTGCGCATCACACTCACGGACGAGCGGCACGGCGACACCGACGACGAGGTGGCCGGCGCCGCCTCTGACGATTCGAACCACCCTGATCACAGCCGGTCGATTAGCTACAAGTACGACCGCGGCCTGCTCGACTATGTCGCGCATCTGAACGCAGCCAAGCGGTCCGATCTCGTGCACCCGGAGCCGATCTCGTTCGAGTCTGAGGACGTCGAACGCACGATCTCGCTCGAGATCGCCATGCAGTGGACCGGCGCGTACTCCGAAAGCGTGCACACCTACGCCAACACGATCAACACCTCTGAGGGCGGTACGCACGAAGAGGGATTCCGGTCAGCGATGACCACGTTGGTGAACCGGTACGCCCGGGAGAACAAGTTGTTGCGTGAGAAGGACGACAACCTCACCGGAGACGACATCCGGGAAGGGCTGACCGCCGTCATCTCGATCAAGCTCGGCGAGCCGCAGTTCGAGGGACAGACCAAGACCAAGCTCGGAAATACCGAAGCGCGCACCTTCACGCAGAAGGTGGTCTTCGACCAGTTCGGCGACTGGCTCGAGCGCCATCCGAACGAGGCGAAAGACATCATCCGCAAGGCGATCCAGGCCTCGGCCGCGCGGCTGGCCGCTCGCAAGGCTCGAGAGGCGACACGCCGCAAGGGTCTCCTCGAAGGCGGTGGCTTGCCCGGCAAGCTGAAGGACTGCTCGACCCGGGATGCATC includes these proteins:
- the recF gene encoding DNA replication/repair protein RecF (All proteins in this family for which functions are known are DNA-binding proteins that assist the filamentation of RecA onto DNA for the initiation of recombination or recombinational repair.) gives rise to the protein MYVSDLALTDFRSYHEALLSLDPGITAFVGPNGQGKTNLVESIGYLSTFSSHRVASDAALVRHGASRAIIQAKVVSDERTSVLELELVSGKANRARLNRSPMPRARELQGMLRTVVFAPEDLSLVKGDPDGRRRFVDELLVLLSPKLAGVRSDYERVVRQRNALLKSAAGARRGGGNADLRTLDVWDEKAAAAGAQLTAARVRMLRDLRPHVQSAYERVSSGQSLAEIAYRATVQQAMSDQGSESGGEEALTNADLVEAQLLEAMSRLRPKEIERGVSLVGPHRDELELRLGGLPAKGYASHGESWSLALALRLASYELLKADDWRSDGEPVLILDDVFAELDSRRRNRLAELVAKAEQVLITAAVAEDVPEQLEGARVDVMGSVATRVR
- the gnd gene encoding phosphogluconate dehydrogenase (NAD(+)-dependent, decarboxylating); the encoded protein is MHLGLVGLGKMGGNMRDRLRAAGHHVTGYDRNPEVTDVASLEDLVAAFDAEERTVVWVMVPAGEITEAVITELAGLLSAGDVIIDGGNSKYVDDLRRAEQLSASGIQYVDAGVSGGIWGKENGYGLMVGGADDVIDSLMPIFDDLRPDGPRNEGFVHAGPVGAGHYAKMVHNGIEYGVMQAYAEGYEILAAKDELITDVGAIFEAWQRGTVVRSWLLELLVKALNEDPDLDDIRGYVADSGEGRWTVEEAIQRAVPAPVISAALFARFDSRQEDSPAMKAVAALRNQFGGHATKPSADG
- a CDS encoding DUF721 domain-containing protein, whose protein sequence is MSADDAPGQEPGKGPNDGVAEPDQDEAARSALARARDAARAKGLRTARPGTATPRKFRRHDGVVFESAPGHGSGRDPAPLGNTVDALARQLGWSRPLSIGGVIGRWREVVGDQIADHCTPETFDEGVLIVRADSTAWATQIRLLIPQLDRRLAEEVGEGVVTRIQVLGPGGPTWRRGPRVAPGGRGPRDTYG
- the dnaA gene encoding chromosomal replication initiator protein DnaA, whose product is MLSQRGDLAGAQLGFIRLTRPLGVIDETILLAVPSDFAKDFIETRARESIIAALTTALDRTVRVAVTVDPSLEDAVPAEPPASVDPEPNLRETPPPPSQIADPPRAERPPRSETYRSENRPDNYATGVDPYARLNPNYTFDTFVIGSSNRFAHAAATAVAEAPAKAYNPLFIYGQSGLGKTHLLHAIGHYAKSLYPGIRVRYVNSEEFTNDFINSIRDDKAEAFQKRYREVDVLLIDDIQFLQGKEQTMEEFFHTFNTLHNDNKQVVITSDLPPKHLNGFEDRMRSRFEWGLITDVQPPDLETRIAILRKKAGAESLQAPSEVLEYIASKISSNIRELEGALIRVTAFANLNRQTVDLALAEMVLKDLITDTDGAEITPSVIMAQTSAYFGVTIEALCSADRSRVLVNARQIAMYLCRELTELSLPKIGQVFGGRDHTTVMHANRKIRQQMAERRSTFNQVTELTNRIKQQQRA
- the gyrB gene encoding DNA topoisomerase (ATP-hydrolyzing) subunit B; this encodes MADETSEPAPGQHTAGSTGYDAGNITVLEGLEAVRKRPGMYIGSTGERGLHHLVYEVVDNAVDEALAGYCDHVQITLLADGGVRVIDNGRGIPVAMHPTEGRPTVEVVMTVLHAGGKFGGGGYAVSGGLHGVGISVVNALSTHVVTEVSRDGYHWRQEFSDGGAPLGELQRLAPTDETGTTQTFWADPGIFETIDYDFETLRSRMQQYAFLNKGLRITLTDERHGDTDDEVAGAASDDSNHPDHSRSISYKYDRGLLDYVAHLNAAKRSDLVHPEPISFESEDVERTISLEIAMQWTGAYSESVHTYANTINTSEGGTHEEGFRSAMTTLVNRYARENKLLREKDDNLTGDDIREGLTAVISIKLGEPQFEGQTKTKLGNTEARTFTQKVVFDQFGDWLERHPNEAKDIIRKAIQASAARLAARKAREATRRKGLLEGGGLPGKLKDCSTRDASRSEVFIVEGDSAGGSAVQGRNPETQAILPIRGKILNVEKARVDKALGNQEVQALITAFGTGIGEDFDISKLRYHKIVLMADADVDGQHICTLLLTLLFRYMRPLIEGGYVYLAQPPLYRIKWTNAPHQYVFTDKERDAMLAEGLAKNQRLPKETGIQRYKGLGEMDYRELWETTMDPDTRTLRQVTIGEAAAADEIFSILMGEDVESRRSFIQRNAHDVRFLDV
- the dnaN gene encoding DNA polymerase III subunit beta, which produces MKFRVERDVLADAVTWTARTLPSRPPSPVLAGVRLEADGTGLVLSTFDYEVSARSAVVADVEVPGSVLVSGRLLAEISKALPNKPVEVSVEGNRVSVVCGSSRFTLLTMPVEDYPTLPELPDVTGSIAGDSFAQAISQVTMAAGRDETLPLLTGVRVEIDGDALTMLATDRYRLAMRQITWSPAAPSVSRVALVRARTLSDVARNLSNAGSIDIALADGGDIIGFEAGGRRTTSLLVDGEYPPVRRLFPDQTTTHTITSTHELVEAAKRVSLVAERNTPIRLSFSEGQVVLDAGQGDDAQATEVLESTLVGEEISTAFNPQYLLDGLSALNTDFVRLSFTHPSKPAVMTGQDDADGTDHAEEFRYLLMPIRFGA